A single region of the Solwaraspora sp. WMMD791 genome encodes:
- a CDS encoding tetratricopeptide repeat protein — translation MDTRPPDRLLRDAAAARTVDDLAGLLRALRRRHARREGHRVLSYRLLAARAGWSHTAVAEYLTGKTLPPTDRFDVLVGLLGASPIERGALASARDRVDEQRRGVEVPLPVAVAAGGGAAPGADPGPGDGAGAGDGAGIGGPDRAVPRQLPPALARFSGRRAELARLTEFADATDDGRGAGAVRVVAVSGTAGVGKTTLAVHWAHQVADRFPDGQLYLNLRGFDPDGAVTEPATALRLLLDGLGVPPARVPVQLDARTALLRTTLAGRRMLIVLDNARDSGHVRMLLPSAPRCLVVVTSRNQLTGLVAAHGAFPVTLDLLDGSQAAELLRHRVGSARCAAEPDAVDEIVARCVGLPLALAVVGARAATAPQMPLAALAAELRTAGERLDALAADDPELGVRSVFSWSYEALSPAAAQLFRLLGNHPGPTICLPAVASLAGRPAAEVRRVLGELVRSHLLDELADGRYGLHDLLRVYAAEQARRSESAADRAAAVRRLVDHYTHSAYQADRVLQPNPVPSPPEPVGSGVGAERFTDAGAALAWFATEQSVLVAMFDVALAAGLDAAAVTLSQVTYTFLDRQGHWQDLLVMQQAALEVARRLADTAAQAAAHRNIARAYTRTNCHAEAETHLLAALTVEQRRGDLARQGLTQMNLALLRERQERHREALAHGRTACELYEAAGDLRGAGKALNVVGWQHARLGEYAETLSWCGRALEVLQGFADRPGLASTWHSLGYAYQHLGHPDEAAACYQEALTLFRGLGDRHLEALVLSSLGEIGAQIGDLLAARRWWSAAVEILDDLQHPDAEPIRARLTRLPSGQD, via the coding sequence GTGGACACCCGACCACCGGACCGCCTGCTGCGTGACGCCGCCGCCGCCCGTACCGTCGACGACCTTGCCGGCCTGCTGCGTGCCCTGCGGCGTCGGCATGCCCGCCGCGAAGGCCACCGGGTGTTGTCGTACCGGCTGCTGGCCGCCCGCGCCGGCTGGTCGCACACGGCCGTCGCCGAGTACCTCACCGGCAAGACGCTGCCGCCGACGGACCGCTTCGACGTCCTGGTCGGCCTGCTCGGCGCGAGCCCGATCGAGCGGGGGGCGTTGGCCAGCGCCCGGGACCGGGTGGACGAGCAGCGCCGCGGCGTCGAGGTACCGCTGCCGGTCGCGGTCGCGGCCGGTGGCGGCGCTGCCCCAGGCGCCGATCCGGGCCCAGGCGACGGTGCGGGCGCAGGCGACGGTGCGGGCATCGGCGGCCCAGACCGGGCGGTGCCACGGCAGTTGCCACCGGCGCTGGCCCGGTTCAGTGGCCGCCGGGCCGAACTGGCCCGGCTGACCGAGTTCGCCGACGCCACCGACGACGGCCGGGGTGCCGGTGCGGTACGGGTGGTGGCGGTCAGCGGCACCGCCGGGGTGGGCAAGACCACCCTGGCGGTGCACTGGGCGCACCAGGTCGCCGACCGGTTCCCGGACGGCCAGCTCTACCTCAACCTGCGGGGTTTCGACCCGGACGGTGCGGTGACCGAGCCGGCTACCGCGCTTCGGCTGCTGCTCGACGGGCTCGGGGTGCCACCGGCCCGGGTGCCGGTGCAGCTCGACGCCCGTACGGCGTTGCTGCGGACCACGTTGGCCGGGCGGCGGATGCTGATCGTGCTGGACAACGCGCGCGACAGCGGGCACGTGCGGATGCTGCTGCCCAGCGCGCCCCGGTGCCTGGTCGTGGTGACCAGCCGCAACCAGCTGACCGGGTTGGTGGCCGCGCACGGCGCATTCCCGGTGACGCTGGACCTGCTCGACGGGTCGCAGGCGGCCGAGCTGCTGCGGCATCGGGTCGGCTCGGCGCGCTGCGCCGCCGAGCCGGACGCGGTCGACGAGATCGTGGCCCGGTGCGTCGGGCTGCCGTTGGCGTTGGCGGTCGTCGGCGCCCGGGCCGCGACCGCGCCGCAGATGCCGTTGGCGGCGCTCGCGGCCGAGTTGCGGACCGCCGGCGAACGTCTCGACGCGCTCGCCGCCGACGACCCGGAGCTCGGCGTACGGTCGGTGTTCTCCTGGTCGTACGAGGCGTTGAGCCCAGCTGCGGCGCAGCTGTTCCGGCTGCTGGGCAACCATCCCGGCCCGACGATCTGTCTGCCGGCGGTGGCGAGTCTCGCCGGCAGGCCGGCCGCCGAGGTTCGGCGGGTGCTCGGTGAACTGGTCCGTTCGCACCTGCTCGACGAACTGGCCGACGGCCGGTACGGGCTGCACGACCTGTTGCGGGTCTACGCGGCCGAGCAGGCCCGTCGGTCGGAGAGCGCGGCGGACCGGGCGGCGGCGGTACGCCGGCTCGTCGACCACTACACGCACAGCGCGTACCAGGCCGACCGGGTGCTACAGCCGAACCCGGTGCCGTCGCCGCCGGAGCCGGTGGGGTCCGGGGTCGGCGCCGAGCGGTTCACCGACGCCGGCGCGGCGCTGGCCTGGTTCGCCACCGAGCAATCGGTGCTGGTGGCGATGTTCGACGTCGCGTTGGCGGCCGGGCTGGACGCGGCGGCGGTGACGCTGTCCCAGGTGACCTACACCTTCCTGGACCGGCAGGGCCACTGGCAGGATCTGCTGGTCATGCAGCAGGCGGCACTGGAGGTGGCGCGGCGGCTGGCGGACACGGCGGCGCAGGCGGCGGCGCACCGCAACATCGCCCGGGCGTACACCCGGACGAACTGTCACGCCGAGGCCGAGACCCATCTGCTGGCGGCGTTGACGGTGGAGCAGCGGCGCGGCGACCTGGCGCGGCAGGGACTCACCCAGATGAACCTGGCCCTGCTGCGGGAGCGGCAGGAGCGCCACCGGGAGGCGTTGGCGCACGGGCGGACCGCGTGCGAGTTGTACGAGGCGGCCGGTGACCTGCGGGGGGCGGGCAAGGCGCTGAACGTGGTCGGCTGGCAGCACGCCCGGCTCGGTGAGTACGCCGAGACACTCAGCTGGTGCGGCCGGGCGTTGGAGGTGCTGCAGGGGTTCGCCGACCGGCCGGGGCTGGCCAGCACCTGGCACAGCCTGGGGTACGCGTACCAGCATCTCGGGCATCCGGACGAGGCGGCCGCCTGCTACCAGGAGGCGCTGACGTTGTTCCGTGGGCTGGGGGACCGGCACCTGGAGGCACTGGTGCTGAGCAGCCTGGGGGAGATCGGGGCGCAGATCGGCGACCTGCTGGCCGCACGGCGGTGGTGGTCGGCGG